A stretch of DNA from Gemmatimonadaceae bacterium:
TAGCGATTCGGTTGTTACGGCCGTAGTTCAGGTTCCAAACACGCGAGACTTGCCCGCCGTTGCTATGCCCGACTGCGATAACGCCCGACGCACCACCCGCAACTGCGTCAAGCCGAGCCGCCTGTTCAGAAAACGGCCTTTCTTGCGGTAAGTCCGGGTAGGTCTGAGCGATCGCAAACTCCTGGGCGAGCCGGTCCGCAGCCGACTTCCACGTGCTGCCGCTGGACCGTATGCCGTGCACAAAATGAGCGGGGACGTCTTGGCTCTGTGCGGGCGCAAACGCACCGGCCAGCATTGAGGCGCCCAAGACCAGTGTCCTGGCTGAGAATGTCATTGCGATCCTCCAAGTTTTTCAACCTTGACCTTCGCGAGCCGCAGTTCCGTCGTCGTAGGAATGTCCCCGTGTTCGGAACCGATTTGTGTTCGAGTAGTAGTAAGCAGATAGCCGCTTCCGTCGGACATTCTGGCGAACGTTTTCGTTACGTGCACCAGAAGCTTGCCGCGACGCGCCGTATTCAGTTCGACTATGGCTCCGATTTCTGGATCGACCAGGTATTCGCTGACAAAATCGCCCCTCGTTTCGGCGTGGCGGCGTAATCGGCCGAAAGCTGCTCCTTCGCTTCCAAACCTCCTTGCGATCTGCGCGAGCGCGCGTGTCCGAGCTTCCTTCGTCACAACGATCTCGTCCAGCCAGGCCCGAACGTCTTCAGAGGGGTCGAGAAGCGTGACGTTCGGCAGGCGTGAGTAAGCCGGTAGCTTCGAGGCCACGACGACGCCATTGCCTGGTGAAACCGAAGGCCAGGGCGGTAGAGTGTCAGCCCCTGCAGGCATGTACTCGGCTTTGCTGAGTCCATAGGTCAGATCCCCACCGGGCTCGACGAAATTACCACTGATCTCAACGCCGTTACTGTTGAAAAATTTGGGGAGACTGCCATCGTCAACACTGCGTACGCGGGTGATCGCCGACTGAACGCGGTCAGGCGGAACCGGTCCGAACGCCTCGAAGGGGAGGAAATCCGTGACGGTTGTCCAGTGCTCTCCGCCAAGTGTGCGGTCGATGTGCTGCCATCGGGAGAGATAAAGATCGGGGCGCTCGAGGCCAGTCATAGGACCATCCACAACGAACTGCTGGTCTGCGCTGTAATGATCCCAGTCGTCGGCAACAACTACTGGCTCCGCTGAAACGTTCGTTCTTGGCTCCGAGGGAGAAAGCCCAGGGGCCGGCGGCTCTGAATCGGAACAGGACGTCAGTGCAATGCTTGCGATTCCGATGGTTCCACGCCACACGACACGCGAAAAACAATCACTCCAGGTCTTCACGCCTACCTCCCAGGATTGTATTTCACACCAGAATGACAACGCCTTCTCGAAACGCCGCCAAGGGTGGCGGGAGCAGAGCATTTCGGGCTAAATCGATTGGCTATCCGAATCGAATTGGCCATTGGGAATACGCGATTGGCTTCCAGTCTCTATTGCAAAGGCGAGATGCAAAGGCGAGATAAAGACATGGAATGTTCTGTCGTTTGGAATGCGCGCATAAACCGTACCTCAGGGAGCAAAACGAGGTAACCGAAACGACGTTCGACGCACTGCGCGCTCGTCCGAGGCCCGAAGCGCTTGCAGCTACATTTCCGCGATGTTCGCCTTTGAAGTGACCGCCACCGCCGGTCCGGCCAGGACCGGCGTTTTCAATACGCCCCACGGCCCGGTCGAAACCCCGGCGTTCATGCCGGTCGGAACGCAGGCCACCGTCAAAGGACTCGACCCCGACGAGCTTAAGACCGCTGGCGTGACGATGCTGCTGGCGAACGCCTACCACCTCCACCTCCGCCCCGGCGACGACGTCGTGCGCGACGCGGGCGGGCTGCACGACTTCATGCACTGGGACGGACCGATCCTCACCGACTCCGGCGGATTCCAGGTGTTCTCGCTCGCGAAGCTGTGCACGGTCACCGAAGAGGGCGTCGAGTTCCGCAGCCACATCGACGGCTCCACTCGCCGCTTCACCCCCGAGTCGGTCATGCAGATCGAGCGCAATCTCGGCGCCGACGTGATCATGCAGTTCGACCACGTGATTCCAGGCCAGTCGGACGGCGCCAGCTCGCGTGACGCGAGCGAGCGCAGCCTCCGCTGGCTCGCGCGCTGCAGGCAGGAACACGCGCGCCTCGCGCAGGACGACCCGGCGGAAAAACAGGCACTCTTCCCGATCGTCCAGGGCGGAATCCACCAGGACCTCCGGCGCGAAGCGGCTCGCACCGTCACCGACATGGGCGGCTGGCACGGGTTCGGAATCGGCGGCCTGTCCGTGGGCGAGGAAAAGCAGGCGATGTACGAGATGATCGAAGTCGTGGATGAAGCTCTGCCGCGTGACCGGCCCCGCTACCTGATGGGCGTGGGCTTCCCCGCCGATCTGATCGAGGCCGTGCGCCGCGGGGTGGACCTGTTCGATTGCGTCGCGCCCACCCGAATGGGGCGGAACGGCACGGCCTTCGTCCCCGACGGGCGGATCAACGTCCGCAACGCCGAGCTGAAGGCCGACAACCGCCCGCTCGACGAGAGCTGCGCGTGCCCCACCTGCTCCCGCTTCAGCCGCGCGTATCTGCGCCACCTTTTTACGGCCGACGAGATGCTCGGGCCCCGGCTTCTCTCGCTGCACAATGTACATTTTCTGGTGCGGCTCATGCGCGCCGCGCGCGAGACCATCCGCGACGGCACGTTCGACGCATGGAGCCGCGACTGGCTTCAGCGACACACGGCTCCGACCTCCGCTTCCCGAACCGGGATCACCGCTCAATGACCACGATGACCTTTGCCGCTCTCGCCATCTTCGCGCCCGCCGGCGGCAATCCGCTGCTCGGCCCGCTGTTCATGTACGGCGCGATCTTCATCATCTTCTACTTCGTTCTCATCCGCCCGGGCCAGAAGCAGCGCAAGGCGCACGAAGCGCTGATCAAGGCGCTCAAGAAGGGCGACGAAGTCGTGACTGCCGGCGGGCTCGTCGGCGAAGTGCTGCACATCAAGGAGACGATGAAGGAGGGCACGCCCGCGCCCACGATGGAGGATCGCGTCACTATCCGCTCCGGCGAGTCCAAGATCGTCATCGAGCGCGGGCGCATCACTAAAGTCATGCGGACCACGCCAGCCGGAGCCTGACCGGCGTGAAGACGCTCGACATCCGCGTGCTCGGCGATCCGATCCTGCGCCAGGACACGGCGCCGGTCGCGGAAGTCACCGACGAGCTCCGGCAGCTCATCGAGGACATGTACACCACGATGTACGCGGCCGAGGGAATCGGACTGGCCGCGCCGCAGGTCGGCCGCACCGAGCGGCTCGCGGTCGTGGACGTCGAGGGTGCGAGGTACGCGCTCATCAATCCCGAGATCCTCACGCGCGAAGGGTCGGGGCGCGCCGAGGAAGGGTGCCTGTCGATTCCCGACGTGTTCGGCGAAGTCGAGCGGCCGCAGCGCATAACCGTGCGCGCGCTCGACGTCGAAGGCAGGCACTTCGAGCTCGCCGCCGATGAGCTGCTCGCCCGCGCCATCCAGCACGAAGTCGATCACCTGCACGGCAAGCTTTTCCTCGACTACCTCGGCGTCTTCAAGCGGCGCTCGGCGCTGGCGCAGTGGGAAAAGCTCAAGAAGGACTATCCGGGAATGATTCGAAAAGTGATTCCAGGCGAAGCGCAAAGTCGGCGCAGCGCGGAGCACACGCCCACCGCCGCCGGCGAGATCTGATGCGCGTCCTCTTCTGGGGCACGCCCGACTTCGCGGTGCCGCCGCT
This window harbors:
- the tgt gene encoding tRNA guanosine(34) transglycosylase Tgt; its protein translation is MFAFEVTATAGPARTGVFNTPHGPVETPAFMPVGTQATVKGLDPDELKTAGVTMLLANAYHLHLRPGDDVVRDAGGLHDFMHWDGPILTDSGGFQVFSLAKLCTVTEEGVEFRSHIDGSTRRFTPESVMQIERNLGADVIMQFDHVIPGQSDGASSRDASERSLRWLARCRQEHARLAQDDPAEKQALFPIVQGGIHQDLRREAARTVTDMGGWHGFGIGGLSVGEEKQAMYEMIEVVDEALPRDRPRYLMGVGFPADLIEAVRRGVDLFDCVAPTRMGRNGTAFVPDGRINVRNAELKADNRPLDESCACPTCSRFSRAYLRHLFTADEMLGPRLLSLHNVHFLVRLMRAARETIRDGTFDAWSRDWLQRHTAPTSASRTGITAQ
- the yajC gene encoding preprotein translocase subunit YajC, with protein sequence MTTMTFAALAIFAPAGGNPLLGPLFMYGAIFIIFYFVLIRPGQKQRKAHEALIKALKKGDEVVTAGGLVGEVLHIKETMKEGTPAPTMEDRVTIRSGESKIVIERGRITKVMRTTPAGA
- the def gene encoding peptide deformylase; its protein translation is MKTLDIRVLGDPILRQDTAPVAEVTDELRQLIEDMYTTMYAAEGIGLAAPQVGRTERLAVVDVEGARYALINPEILTREGSGRAEEGCLSIPDVFGEVERPQRITVRALDVEGRHFELAADELLARAIQHEVDHLHGKLFLDYLGVFKRRSALAQWEKLKKDYPGMIRKVIPGEAQSRRSAEHTPTAAGEI